The Halichoerus grypus chromosome 3, mHalGry1.hap1.1, whole genome shotgun sequence genome segment TCGCCTGAGCACCGAGCCTGGTTTGCTCACCTTTGAACTGCAAAGGGATCAAGTTCAGCTCGAGTTGCCAGCATTGGgactgggaggaaggagagggagcgtgcaggagagagagtgggagcaggggaaaggggaaaggagaggagggaggagagaggaggaggaggagggaggagagagagggagggaggggagggatcgagagagagcggggagagagagagcctgcaatCTCCTCCCTGAATCGCGCACAGCGCTGCAGATCCCAGTGCTCGGAATTGCGGGCCGAATGCAGGTGAGGAAAGGCACGGACTCTGCGGCTGCGAACCCAAACTTGGGCACCGCGCGGTGCGCACGGCTCAGCCTTCGCCCCCGCGGGCGAACGGCTGCTGCGGTTTCAGGCGGCGGCTTCGTGACTAATGACCTTGCGCAGagttgttaagaaaaaaagagaaacccgAGCTCTTGGGGGTGAGAAGGGACTGACTCTCTGGGCGTCTCTGAAGATGGCTCGGACTGCTCTTCGGCGCGCGGGGGGGACCCGGACGCGGACCGCTGTGTGACGCGAGTGGTCTCCACTGCACGGTGCCCGAAGCGACCTGCCAGGGATTCTTCATTCTCGATCTGTTGAGTGGCTCCCCGCTGCCAGAGCGGAGTCAGAGTTCAGACTGGCTTGTTGCTGGCCCCAGCGCCTCGTGCAGGAAGCAACTCACGTTTGCCTGGGCAGCCGGAGCAGAAGCTGGGTCTGGAGTGAGTGGCTGGAACGTGAATTGGACTCAACTCGAGTAGCAGCAAAGACGAACGGGGTTGGCAGGCGGGGGAGGCTGCAGGCTTGTTCCCCGCCGCTTCCCGGCTCCACCGCCCGCCTGCCGGAGCGGTTCCGGCCCCCATCCGACAGAGCGGGGACCGGAGCTCGGGATCCTCCGCCCGCTGCGGGGATGACTTTGGGGGGGCGCCGAGCCCGCGGCGCGCAGTGTCCCGTGAACTGTGAGTACTGCGACTGAACGGCGGCCGGCGAGCGGGCGATTAGCACCCATTGCATGAATTATGAAACAATAACTTTcagaagaagcagaaggaaaaaaaaaaaagaagaaggatttATCGCTGGTCCCCCTGGCCGACTCCGCACGGTGCtcttgccccctccctcctctccctcctttcccggAGAGAGAAGAAGATTGTGAGGAGGGCAGGCGGTCGGCCCCGTAGGAGGGGGGCGCCGAGGGGGCTGTGATTAGAAGgagcagtagcagcagcagcaggagaagaTGCTGAGGATGCGGACCGCGGGATGGGCGCGCGGCTGGTGCCTGGGTTGCTGTCTCCTCTTGCCGCTCTCGCTCAGCCTGGCGGCCGCCAAGCAACTCCTCCGATACCGACTGGCCGAGGAGGGCCCAGCGGACGTCCGCATCGGCAACGTCGCCTCGGACCTGGGCATCGTGACCGGCTCGGGTGAGGTGACTTTCAGCCTCGAGTCGGGGTCGGAGTACCTGAAGATCGACAACCTCACCGGCGAGCTGAGCACGAGCGAGCGGCGCATCGACCGCGAGAAGCTGCCCCAGTGTCAGATGATCTTCGACGAGAACGAGTGCTTTCTGGACTTCGAAGTGTCGGTGATCGGGCCCTCGCAGAGCTGGGTGGACCTGTTCGAGGGTCGGGTCATCGTACTCGATATCAACGACAACACGCCCACCTTCCCGTCACCCGTGCTCACGCTCACGGTGGAGGAGAACAGGCCGGTGGGCACTCTCTACCTGCTACCCACCGCCACTGACCGTGACTTCGGCCGCAACGGCATCGAGCGCTACGAGCTGCTCCAGGAGCCCGGGGGCggtggcggcggtggcggcggcggcggcggcggcagcggcggcgaaGGCCGGCGTGCTGGGCCTGCCGACAGCGCCCCCTACCCCGGGGGCGGCGGGAACGGCGCGAGCGGCGGCGGCCCCGGCGGCTCCAAGAGGCGGCCGGACATACCAGAGGGCGGCGGCGGGACCAACCCCGGTGGCCGCAGCAGCGTGTTCGAACTGCAGGTGGCCGACACCCCGGATGGCGAGAAGCAGCCACAGCTGATCGTGAAGGGGGCGCTGGATCGGGAACAACGCGACTCCTACGAGCTGACCCTGCGGGTGCGCGACGGTGGCGACCCGCCTCGCTCCTCTCAGGCCATCCTGAGGGTGCTCATCACCGACGTGAACGACAACAGTCCCCGCTTCGAGAAGAGCGTGTACGAAGCTGACCTAGCCGAGAATAGCGCCCCAGGGACTCCCATCCTGCAGCTGCGTGCCGCCGACCTGGACGTGGGGGTCAACGGACAGATCGAGTATGTGTTCGGAGCGGCTACCGAATCCGTGCGGCGGCTGCTGCGCCTGGACGAGACGTCCGGCTGGCTCAGTGTCCTGCACCGTATCGACCGCGAGGAGGTGAACCAGCTGCGCTTCACCGTCATGGCCCGCGACCGCGGGCAGCCCCCCAAGACCGACAAGGCCACAGTGGTCCTCAACATCAAGGACGAGAACGATAATGTTCCGTCCATTGAAATCCGCAAGATCGGGCGTATCCCACTCAAGGACGGGGTGGCCAACGTGGCCGAGGATGTTCTGGTCGACACCCCCATTGCTCTGGTACAGGTGTCCGACCGAGACCAAGGCGAGAATGGGGTAGTCACCTGCACCGTGGTGGGTGACGTGCCCTTCCAGCTCAAGCCGGCCAGCGACACAGAGGGCGACCAGAACAAGAAAAAGTACTTTCTGCACACCTCGGCCCCTTTGGACTATGAGACCACCCGGGAATTCAGCGTGGTCATTGTGGCGGTGGACTCGGGCAGCCCCAGCCTCTCCAGCAACAACTCCCTGGTTGTCAAGGTAGGGGACACCAATGACAACCCGCCCCTCTTCGGCCAGTCCGTGGTGGAGGTTTACTTTCCAGAGAACAACATCCCTGGAGAGAGGGTGGCCACGGTGCTGGCGACAGACGCGGACAGTGGGAAAAACGCGGAGATTGCCTACTCTCTGGATTCCTCCGTGATGGGGATCTTTGCCATCGATCCTGATTCTGGGGACATCCTTGTCAATACGGTGCTGGACCGAGAGCAGACAGACAGGTATGAGTTTAAAGTTAATGCCAAAGACAAAGGCATCCCAGTGCTGCAGGGCAGCACCACGGTGATTGTGCAGGTTGCTGACAAGAATGACAATGACCCTAAGTTTATGCAGGACGTCTTCACCTTTTATGTGAAAGAAAACTTGCAGCCCAACAGCCCGGTGGGGATGGTCACGGTGATGGATGCAGACAAGGGGCGCAATGCAGAGATGAGCCTCTACATAGAGGAAAACAGTAACATTTTTTCCATTGAAAATGACACAGGGACCATTTACTCCACAATGTCTTTTGATCGGGAACATCAGACCACATACACCTTCAGAGTCAAGGCTGTGGATGGGGGGGATCCTCCCAGATCAGCCACAGCCACAGTCTCTCTCTTTGTGATGGATGAGAATGACAATGCTCCCACAGTTACCCTTCCCAGAAACATTTCCTACACTTTACTGCCACCTTCAAGTAATGTCAGGACAGTAGTAGCTACAGTGTTGGCAACAGACAGTGATGATGGCATCAATGCAGACCTTAACTACAGCATTGTGGGAGGGAATCCCTTCAAGCTGTTTGAGATTGATTCCACCAGTGGTGTGGTTTCCTTAGTGGGAAAACTCACCCAAAAGCATTATGGCTTGCACAGGTTGGTGGTGCAAGTGAATGACAGTGGACAGCCTTCCCAGTCCACCACGACTCTGGTGCATGTGTTTGTCAATGAAAGTGTTTCTAATGCAACTGTGATTGACTCCCAGATAGCCAGAAGTTTGCACACCCCACTCACCCAGGATATAGCTGGTGACCCAAGTTATGAAATTAGCAAACAGAGACTCAGTATTGTCATTGGGGTGGTTGCTGGAATTATGACAGTGATTCTAATCATCTTAATCGTAGTGATGGCAAGGTACTGCCggtccaaaaataaaaatggctatgAAGCTGGCAAAAAAGATCATGAAGACTTTTTTACACCCCAGCAGCACGACAAATCTAAAAAGCctaaaaaggacaagaaaaacaaaaagtctaaGCAGCCTCTCTACAGCAGCATTGTCACTGTAGAAGCTTCTAAACCAAATGGACAGAGGTATGATAGTGTCAATGAGAAGCTGTCAGACAGCCCAAGCATGGGGCGATACCGATCCGTTAACGGGGGGCCCGGCAGTCCTGACCTGGCCAGGCATTACAAATCTAGTTCTCCGTTGCCTACTGTCCAGCTTCACCCCCAGTCACCAACTGCAGGAAAAAAACACCAGGCCGTACAAGATCTACCACCAGCCAACACATTTGTGGGAGCAGGAGACAACATTTCAATTGGATCAGATCACTGCTCTGAATACAGCTGTCAAACCAATAACAAGTACAGCAAACAGGTAAGATGTgttccaaatatatttaaatatcccACAAAAGGCTAATAACTCTGAGACAGAGCATCTTCTgtgaagttttgttttctctcttttaagctattatttaaaaatttaatggcAGTAATTTAATGTTAATTCATATATCATTAATTGAATACAGGCCATCTACGCAAGGTGCACCGTTGCATTTTGCAAGTTACCAAACCAGTGTTTACTAAGCTACCTCAGAACATATTCAAAGTAGGCAGTACTTCATACTTGACAGTACTAATTCATCctacattttctgttttcaagataaatatgtatatattgtttgGGTGGTTAGTTTTGacctgaaattattttgttttgtgactACTAAGTGGATAATTACATCCAGGGAGAAAATTTCTAAAGTTACTACTGGTGCCTATGCAAATTGGACACTATAAAAGTTTTAACTGTGTTAATGTATTATGTAGGATTTTACAGATCACGGAGGCTGGCTCATGCAAATATAGTACCAAGTCTGAGATACTTAAATACTGACTACTTTGACATAAAtgttggtttaaaaatatttaatggtatGCAAATATCATGcaaaactacattttttaaaattttattttattatgttatgttaatcaccatacattacatcattagtttttgaggtagtgttccatgattcattgtttgcgtatacatttttaatacttcAGTGTCTGTAACAAACTTCTGTGAGGCTATGCAGTTAGCACTTGCATTCTTCATGTTTGGTATTAAAAGTTTATAAGCAAAAGTAAAGTACAGGACCCTTTTATTATTTAAGCCAAGCAACAGAAATGTTCTTGTTTGATGCACTGTGTACAAGAAAATTTTGGTCTGCATTGTGATGTCCTGACACTATTAAGGTTATATGGAATATTTGATACAGTTGTTTTTCAGTGAAATGTGGAAACAgtttaaaaaagcatattttgaGATGaacttcagaaaatagaaaatttatttttggaagtTTTGCTTGTGTGATATATGTAATGCTTACAAAGTTTACTTTTTACACCCACCAAGGTCTGACACTCAGCCAGTAAAACCTTTTGGAAACTGCTGTGTCTAATGCTGGAGCAACCCCActaataaaataccatatatttCTTATCCTGAGAACTCATCTCAAAAAACACATTTATGACTGTCAAATAATATTGAATAATAGTTTTTCTATTAAATATGCTTTGCATGTGGAATGTGCAATCTGAGAAGAattaaggcaaaagaaaaactTGTTTTATAGCATCATTAAAGATACTATTGATGGGCTCATTGAAGACATAGAAAAGAGATACTAATTCTTTATCactttcatagttttaaaaatcaatttcctaAAGAAATATTTGCTACTTATAGTACCTTACTGTAGCTATTTGGATAAGGAGAAACAGACTTAACGTGGTTTTATATCCAATTGTCAAAGCAATTCAAGAAAATGCAGGCTTGAACTTCATTACATTAAATGGCTTTTGAAAATATGTGATGCCGGTGAGCCTGAGTTACTTATTTCTTTTAACCTGAAATTTACTAAGGGGAGGGTTTATATTTATTGTGTTATTGCTTTACCTGGAGTTAGaagaagatttttgttttgtttgtggtaCTTTTATCAGTTTTGTAAACAAGGACACATCTAGTTAAGATAATACTACATTTTTAAGATCGACTTAGAAACACCCACAAATAAATTTATATCTACAGAAATTTCCTTGGAAAATGATAACTTGTAGTGCAAACGTGTGTGAAGACATCTTTCTGCAGAATGTTTACTTCTTCGCTGTAAACCTAATAGGATGTTTTGTCCTGTGGCTGAATGACATTTGCATTCTAAATTGTGTAATCTTAAACTTTGGAGGGGACATACCAAGTGGCagatttatagatattttatacaACGCCTTCATATGATCTGTGCTGTCACTTAAGCTTTATTTGGCTCATCAAATGAGGTTGGCTCTATATTCTTGAGCATTTAAGACAGCCAATATCAAGACTGTTGTGGCATCCTGTTTAAAAGGCAAAGTGATAGGCTTATAAATAAACTAATGTATGGTGTTAGACTCTTAACAGAACAAAGAAGTCCATATACCAAAATAGAAAACCTGCAAAGCCATCGGTATAAATCATGCAGTTTGCCAAAAGTGACTGGAAAACTTATATGTTGTTCAGTATTCAAAAGATGTGTAAAGTTTTAACCATAATAAATAGCTGagccaaaatgaaataaaggagaaTGAAACACATTCCCCTTAATGTAATTAGTAATAGTAATTGATACTCTTCATCTCTTCAATATTGCTGTCAGGGGACAAGGGATCCATTTACAAAGTTACATTCTGTTTAGACATCTGACACAATAAAAAGGATcttttttgttctgatttttgcTTGTACCATAAGGagatgattttctattttcattttaaaaagatattaactTTAATTGTTATACAACTgccaaaatgtattttctgtggTTAAATTTGatgtaagataaaataaaataaagaacacaagGTTTTGTTATAATTCCCCCCTTTGATACTGAATTTATCTAAGGAAAACCCTGAGGGATGCCATATTTTAATTCCTTATGATAGGGATTAATTAAAAATCAGAGATTTCATCTGACATAAaggcttcattttatttataattttcttgaatTGCCTTACCATAGTTCTTTACCTGTGATACAATGGAAGTGATATCTGTTTACAGTGTTCTTATCTTCATAAGAATTAGACATTTCAAAGTGTTGCTCCTAAATCCTGTTAATGGTTATATTGTAATAAATTAAATAGCTTTGTGGAAATAAGTTTGTAAATAATGCCCTTCcccctttttggtttgttttcacaGGGTCTAGAAATTTTCAAATCAAGCTTCTATAGTTCCTCTTTGGCATAATCTAGATGTGTGTTGCAGAgttgctatatttttttttttcttttctgaaaatcaCACCTTAGCAAAACTGATGATGTAGCCCAGGTTTCCATAGTTCAGGCCTTTGCAGTTCAAACAAAAGCCTTTGCTCTCAAGTAAATAATGTGTCTAGTTGAGCAGAATGTGGATCATTGACAACATTATTGAGATTAAGTGTCCACCTTTCCTTTGCTTGGTAAACCTGGTTTTAGTGGTTGTTCAAGTTTTGTGACTTGGAAATACAATTGTGCTTTTGACTTGTAAAATAAAGACAGAGGCATTCTATTTTCCTACTTACTTTTTAATCTTCAGAGTTTTattatgtgttaaatatttttcaattttcttaaaaaataatataattccaAAAGATTAGTAAGCATATAAAAGTATAGTTACtactttgtttattatttttaggtCCTGTTGAGTTTATTCATGCCATGCTGTTATTTAGATAATGCACTGGcaagtaaaaattttattgtatttagtaAATGGAAAGCAAAGTACTTTACTTTTGGCAAGAGTAGAGAAGATACAGCTTgaataaacattaatttaaaaatccatttgtaGCTGATGCAGAAATACTCAAGAAAAATTCGTATTAAGTCCAGTGAtagtttcccttgcctttggaactGCAGAATGTAGTCTGAATAATGTTCTCTTTAATTGATCAAATTGTATTCAATATATTCATTGTATACTCAGTTAAAAAGatggcagaaattatttttttaaattacttccaGTCTGGAAGCAAACGGATGACTTGCCATCATCTATTAGAGTTTTCAGCACTGAGAAAACTACATGTCAATCTGTTTGTGTATATACATTACACCATACATACATACTACAGTAGAAATGCGTCTTCAGAGTGATGCCAACCACAGCTTCTAGTTTCAATTTGATAAGCATAATTTCTACAATATGATTCTGCTGTGTATAACCAAAAACACTTTTAGGAGGTACAGTGCATCTGCATATGGTGGAATTTCTCTTACACTTGGCCTGATATAATAGACAAGTGACTAATAACTGATGAAAGGTTACATCTTTAGTCAGGAGATATGTACTAAAGCAACATTACCTAGATCTCTGGATGTCTATGCGAAAGGAAAGGGTCATCCACTGATTTGATCTACcttgaatatataaatttttatgggAGTCCAAGTATGACAATTTGAAACTTATCTCAAACTTACCCCAAGTCAATAAATAACTTAGACATGAGACCACAGAGTCAATTTATAGATTTTAAGTAAATCATGCAGCTGGATAAATATAGCAAAATCATTCTTTCTTATTATCTTCTATTTTTGAGTAATTACATACATTATTTGTGGAAAAGTGTACACCTGGTATCTCTTTctccacacaaacacacagatatATTCATATAGACCAACTATGATGCCATTAGACTTTTATTTCACTGtgatattcatttattaatatatgGAACATATTTGAACTTTCAACACATATAAAATTGAAAGAAGATATAATCGACCATTTAGTGTTTGTATCTAAAATCACTGGAGTCATcacattttagaattaaaagaTATCATCCAAACCAGTTCCTTCATTTTATATGAAGAGAGACTGAGGACATTCTCTGTCTGTACCATTGGGGTGTGAATTTGGTTTTCTGCTGGTTCCTTGACTGATGCAATGAAACTTAAGAAGTTGAGGCCTTTATGGTAAAGTAATTAGGTTGAGATCACAAGATTATTGAGGATCCAATGTGGATACAAGTCATGGAATGCAGAGGccagtgcttttgttttttcttttttttttttttttttatcatactaCCTCTAGGAATAAAATTGAACTTATGTAACTTTCTCTGTATGTCTTTCAATAGAGACAGAAATCTGCTGAGATTTACCTGTGTCTGTATAACTATATATTTGGCTATGAAGACTGACTTTTTTGCAATAGAATAGAATTCTGTTTTAGGCTCTAGTTTTTATCTGTAAATTATTGGGGAAATTATAATTCAAATTTTATAGATACTCAAAAGAGAGTAATGGTTCTTTTCCCCTATGTAAAATAGCAATTGATGACACTCATTGAAGTAACTTAACATTGTTTAGAACATATATTCAACAGGTTAATtgacagaatttttaattttaacagaacCGTGACAACAGATGTAAGCTCCTATCTGGGATTAGTATCTCctcaataaaaacataattttaattgaaattaataGAAGCTTTCTATACAGCGTGTATGGAAGTTTATATGCATTCTAATTGGGATAATCTTTTACCTTTTGCACCAATATAGATGATTCTATTTGCCTTCTATGCTCCTTTACGTTTTGCCAACTCTGCAGGCGTGCTCTACCTTCGTAGCGTCTTTAACACACAATCGTGAACTAAGTTTTCCTCTAAATTTGTTTTctagcaaatttttttaaaaatgtgacagtttttaaatttttcaattgGATTGCCTCCTTTGTTAGGCAATTAATCACTCTAGTgtatcatatttaaattttatatagtgATAAAATGCAATGATTGAGTATATtaatttcaagaataaaatttgaactgttttaaaaactgaatgtaGTGTGACAACCATTGCTTCACAATAGCTACCCATGCTATTAGATATTTTACCATCATTTCTTTTCCTGGGACAGGATGGTGGTGGAGGTTATGCTGGAAATTTAGTATAATAATTGTTTAGAGCTTTATGTTTAAGCTGTATGTAAGCAGTTTTTAGACTATAGCAAGGTTCCCCATCCATTTATTTACTGTGACTCTATAGAAATAGTAAGATCTGTTCATATAGATCTTGAGTcagctttacttttctctcttatttattttaaaagccctTAGAATCTTTTCTAAAGCAAGGACTCTGTTTTGGAACATTACACAGTGCTTTATTTAGCATTAGTGTTGCGGGAGAAATCACATTCCAAGAAGAATTGAGCTGAAACCACTAAAACTAATCTTAATTATCACTTCTGGTGAATTAATGTTTTAAAGGCAGAATAAAGGTTTATTTTCAGGAGTTTGGTGATGTTTGTATTGAACTCTAATGCTGtgtacaaacaaaaaaactattaaagCTTCTGAGTAGGATTCATCTGACaagttaactttttttccccctgagcatttttattatttacaaacagataatttgtaaataaaaatactctgCAACAAAACCTTTACCACAGCATTCTGATTGGGTATAAGACATTGGGGGAAAATTCttcctcaggcttttttttttttttttttttaatctgcataaatctttattttccttctttcagatGCGTCTACATCCATACATTACTGTG includes the following:
- the PCDH7 gene encoding protocadherin-7 isoform X1, producing MLRMRTAGWARGWCLGCCLLLPLSLSLAAAKQLLRYRLAEEGPADVRIGNVASDLGIVTGSGEVTFSLESGSEYLKIDNLTGELSTSERRIDREKLPQCQMIFDENECFLDFEVSVIGPSQSWVDLFEGRVIVLDINDNTPTFPSPVLTLTVEENRPVGTLYLLPTATDRDFGRNGIERYELLQEPGGGGGGGGGGGGGSGGEGRRAGPADSAPYPGGGGNGASGGGPGGSKRRPDIPEGGGGTNPGGRSSVFELQVADTPDGEKQPQLIVKGALDREQRDSYELTLRVRDGGDPPRSSQAILRVLITDVNDNSPRFEKSVYEADLAENSAPGTPILQLRAADLDVGVNGQIEYVFGAATESVRRLLRLDETSGWLSVLHRIDREEVNQLRFTVMARDRGQPPKTDKATVVLNIKDENDNVPSIEIRKIGRIPLKDGVANVAEDVLVDTPIALVQVSDRDQGENGVVTCTVVGDVPFQLKPASDTEGDQNKKKYFLHTSAPLDYETTREFSVVIVAVDSGSPSLSSNNSLVVKVGDTNDNPPLFGQSVVEVYFPENNIPGERVATVLATDADSGKNAEIAYSLDSSVMGIFAIDPDSGDILVNTVLDREQTDRYEFKVNAKDKGIPVLQGSTTVIVQVADKNDNDPKFMQDVFTFYVKENLQPNSPVGMVTVMDADKGRNAEMSLYIEENSNIFSIENDTGTIYSTMSFDREHQTTYTFRVKAVDGGDPPRSATATVSLFVMDENDNAPTVTLPRNISYTLLPPSSNVRTVVATVLATDSDDGINADLNYSIVGGNPFKLFEIDSTSGVVSLVGKLTQKHYGLHRLVVQVNDSGQPSQSTTTLVHVFVNESVSNATVIDSQIARSLHTPLTQDIAGDPSYEISKQRLSIVIGVVAGIMTVILIILIVVMARYCRSKNKNGYEAGKKDHEDFFTPQQHDKSKKPKKDKKNKKSKQPLYSSIVTVEASKPNGQRYDSVNEKLSDSPSMGRYRSVNGGPGSPDLARHYKSSSPLPTVQLHPQSPTAGKKHQAVQDLPPANTFVGAGDNISIGSDHCSEYSCQTNNKYSKQDTVIALGYLDNPGKSPYFKPFRRVTFSVVSQPQDPHQGSLQSCYDSGLEESETPSSKSSSGPRLGALPLPEDNYERTTPDGSVGEAEHMENDSRPLPDVALTGKCTRECDEYGHSDSCWMPVRTSPERKKSQPKLSTFMPVDERGSQEKLANGEAAIMGDRNRNLLNKKLTSSYETFSAASFSKNEEANPEDIPLTKTGEYKPSPVNTLTRREVYL
- the PCDH7 gene encoding protocadherin-7 isoform X5, which produces MLRMRTAGWARGWCLGCCLLLPLSLSLAAAKQLLRYRLAEEGPADVRIGNVASDLGIVTGSGEVTFSLESGSEYLKIDNLTGELSTSERRIDREKLPQCQMIFDENECFLDFEVSVIGPSQSWVDLFEGRVIVLDINDNTPTFPSPVLTLTVEENRPVGTLYLLPTATDRDFGRNGIERYELLQEPGGGGGGGGGGGGGSGGEGRRAGPADSAPYPGGGGNGASGGGPGGSKRRPDIPEGGGGTNPGGRSSVFELQVADTPDGEKQPQLIVKGALDREQRDSYELTLRVRDGGDPPRSSQAILRVLITDVNDNSPRFEKSVYEADLAENSAPGTPILQLRAADLDVGVNGQIEYVFGAATESVRRLLRLDETSGWLSVLHRIDREEVNQLRFTVMARDRGQPPKTDKATVVLNIKDENDNVPSIEIRKIGRIPLKDGVANVAEDVLVDTPIALVQVSDRDQGENGVVTCTVVGDVPFQLKPASDTEGDQNKKKYFLHTSAPLDYETTREFSVVIVAVDSGSPSLSSNNSLVVKVGDTNDNPPLFGQSVVEVYFPENNIPGERVATVLATDADSGKNAEIAYSLDSSVMGIFAIDPDSGDILVNTVLDREQTDRYEFKVNAKDKGIPVLQGSTTVIVQVADKNDNDPKFMQDVFTFYVKENLQPNSPVGMVTVMDADKGRNAEMSLYIEENSNIFSIENDTGTIYSTMSFDREHQTTYTFRVKAVDGGDPPRSATATVSLFVMDENDNAPTVTLPRNISYTLLPPSSNVRTVVATVLATDSDDGINADLNYSIVGGNPFKLFEIDSTSGVVSLVGKLTQKHYGLHRLVVQVNDSGQPSQSTTTLVHVFVNESVSNATVIDSQIARSLHTPLTQDIAGDPSYEISKQRLSIVIGVVAGIMTVILIILIVVMARYCRSKNKNGYEAGKKDHEDFFTPQQHDKSKKPKKDKKNKKSKQPLYSSIVTVEASKPNGQRYDSVNEKLSDSPSMGRYRSVNGGPGSPDLARHYKSSSPLPTVQLHPQSPTAGKKHQAVQDLPPANTFVGAGDNISIGSDHCSEYSCQTNNKYSKQDTVIALGYLDNPGKSPYFKPFRRVTFSVVSQPQDPHQGSLQSCYDSGLEESETPSNSRPLPDVALTGKCTRECDEYGHSDSCWMPVRTSPERKKSQPKLSTFMPVDERGSQEKLANGEAAIMGDRNRNLLNKKLTSSYETFSAASFSKNEEANPEDIPLTKTGEYKPSPVNTLTRREVYL
- the PCDH7 gene encoding protocadherin-7 isoform X4, which gives rise to MLRMRTAGWARGWCLGCCLLLPLSLSLAAAKQLLRYRLAEEGPADVRIGNVASDLGIVTGSGEVTFSLESGSEYLKIDNLTGELSTSERRIDREKLPQCQMIFDENECFLDFEVSVIGPSQSWVDLFEGRVIVLDINDNTPTFPSPVLTLTVEENRPVGTLYLLPTATDRDFGRNGIERYELLQEPGGGGGGGGGGGGGSGGEGRRAGPADSAPYPGGGGNGASGGGPGGSKRRPDIPEGGGGTNPGGRSSVFELQVADTPDGEKQPQLIVKGALDREQRDSYELTLRVRDGGDPPRSSQAILRVLITDVNDNSPRFEKSVYEADLAENSAPGTPILQLRAADLDVGVNGQIEYVFGAATESVRRLLRLDETSGWLSVLHRIDREEVNQLRFTVMARDRGQPPKTDKATVVLNIKDENDNVPSIEIRKIGRIPLKDGVANVAEDVLVDTPIALVQVSDRDQGENGVVTCTVVGDVPFQLKPASDTEGDQNKKKYFLHTSAPLDYETTREFSVVIVAVDSGSPSLSSNNSLVVKVGDTNDNPPLFGQSVVEVYFPENNIPGERVATVLATDADSGKNAEIAYSLDSSVMGIFAIDPDSGDILVNTVLDREQTDRYEFKVNAKDKGIPVLQGSTTVIVQVADKNDNDPKFMQDVFTFYVKENLQPNSPVGMVTVMDADKGRNAEMSLYIEENSNIFSIENDTGTIYSTMSFDREHQTTYTFRVKAVDGGDPPRSATATVSLFVMDENDNAPTVTLPRNISYTLLPPSSNVRTVVATVLATDSDDGINADLNYSIVGGNPFKLFEIDSTSGVVSLVGKLTQKHYGLHRLVVQVNDSGQPSQSTTTLVHVFVNESVSNATVIDSQIARSLHTPLTQDIAGDPSYEISKQRLSIVIGVVAGIMTVILIILIVVMARYCRSKNKNGYEAGKKDHEDFFTPQQHDKSKKPKKDKKNKKSKQPLYSSIVTVEASKPNGQRYDSVNEKLSDSPSMGRYRSVNGGPGSPDLARHYKSSSPLPTVQLHPQSPTAGKKHQAVQDLPPANTFVGAGDNISIGSDHCSEYSCQTNNKYSKQPFRRVTFSVVSQPQDPHQGSLQSCYDSGLEESETPSSKSSSGPRLGALPLPEDNYERTTPDGSVDSRPLPDVALTGKCTRECDEYGHSDSCWMPVRTSPERKKSQPKLSTFMPVDERGSQEKLANGEAAIMGDRNRNLLNKKLTSSYETFSAASFSKNEEANPEDIPLTKTGEYKPSPVNTLTRREVYL